The Tenrec ecaudatus isolate mTenEca1 chromosome 6, mTenEca1.hap1, whole genome shotgun sequence genome has a window encoding:
- the GPD1 gene encoding glycerol-3-phosphate dehydrogenase [NAD(+)], cytoplasmic isoform X2 yields the protein MAGKKVCIVGSGNWGSAIAKIVGSNAAQLARFDPRVTMWVFEEDIGGRKLTEIINTQHENVRYLPGHKLPPNVFIIKICDQLKGHLKANAIGISLIKGVDEGPDGLKLISEVIGERLGIPMSVLMGANIASEVADEKFCETTIGCKDPAQGQLLKELMQTPNFRITVVQEVDTVEICGALKNIVAVGAGFCDGLGFGDNTKAAVIRLGLMEMIAFSKLFCSGPVSSATFLESCGVADLITTCYGGRNRKVAEAFARTGKSIEQLEKEMLNGQKLQGPQTAQELHSILQHKGLVDKFPLFTAVYKVCYEGQPVAEFIRCLQNHPEHI from the exons ATGGCTGGCAAGAAAGTCTGCATTGTGGGCTCTGGCAACTG GGGCTCCGCCATCGCCAAGATTGTGGGTAGCAATGCTGCTCAGCTGGCACGCTTTGACCCCCGGGTGACTATGTGGGTGTTTGAGGAAGACATCGGGGGCAGGAAGCTGACGGAGATCATCAACACGCAGCACGAGAATGTCAGATATCTGCCTGGGCACAAGCTGCCCCCCAATGTG TTCATCATCAAGATCTGTGACCAGCTCAAGGGCCACCTGAAGGCAAATGCCATTGGCATATCTCTTATTAAG GGGGTAGACGAGGGCCCCGACGGGCTGAAGCTCATCTCAGAAGTGATTGGAGAGCGCCTTGGCATCCCCATGAGTGTGCTGATGGGGGCCAACATCGCCAGCGAGGTGGCCGATGAGAAGTTCTGTGAGACGACCATTG GCTGCAAGGACCCTGCCCAGGGACAGCTTCTGAAAGAGCTGATGCAGACGCCCAATTTCCGCATCACTGTGGTACAAGAGGTGGACACTGTGGAGATCTGTGGAGCCTTAAAG AATATCGTGGCCGTGGGGGCTGGCTTCTGCGACGGACTGGGCTTTGGCGACAACACCAAGGCTGCGGTGATCCGCCTGGGGCTCATGGAGATGATCGCCTTCTCCAAGCTCTTCTGCAGCGGCCCCGTGTCCTCGGCCACCTTCCTGGAGAGCTGCGGAGTGGCCGACCTCATCACCACCTGCTACGGCGGGCGGAATCGCAAGGTGGCTGAGGCCTTCGCCCGGACAGGAAAG TCCATCGAGCAACTGGAGAAAGAAATGCTGAATGGGCAGAAGCTGCAGGGGCCCCAGACCGCCCAGGAGCTGCACAGCATCCTCCAGCACAAGGGCCTGGTGGACAA ATTCCCCCTGTTCACGGCTGTGTACAAGGTGTGCTATGAGGGCCAGCCAGTAGCTGAATTCATCCGCTGCCTGCAGAATCATCCAGAACACATATGA
- the GPD1 gene encoding glycerol-3-phosphate dehydrogenase [NAD(+)], cytoplasmic isoform X1, producing MAGKKVCIVGSGNWGSAIAKIVGSNAAQLARFDPRVTMWVFEEDIGGRKLTEIINTQHENVRYLPGHKLPPNVVAIPDVAHAAADADILIFVVPHQFIIKICDQLKGHLKANAIGISLIKGVDEGPDGLKLISEVIGERLGIPMSVLMGANIASEVADEKFCETTIGCKDPAQGQLLKELMQTPNFRITVVQEVDTVEICGALKNIVAVGAGFCDGLGFGDNTKAAVIRLGLMEMIAFSKLFCSGPVSSATFLESCGVADLITTCYGGRNRKVAEAFARTGKSIEQLEKEMLNGQKLQGPQTAQELHSILQHKGLVDKFPLFTAVYKVCYEGQPVAEFIRCLQNHPEHI from the exons ATGGCTGGCAAGAAAGTCTGCATTGTGGGCTCTGGCAACTG GGGCTCCGCCATCGCCAAGATTGTGGGTAGCAATGCTGCTCAGCTGGCACGCTTTGACCCCCGGGTGACTATGTGGGTGTTTGAGGAAGACATCGGGGGCAGGAAGCTGACGGAGATCATCAACACGCAGCACGAGAATGTCAGATATCTGCCTGGGCACAAGCTGCCCCCCAATGTG GTGGCCATTCCAGATGTGGCCCATGCTGCAGCGGACGCCGACATCTTGATTTTTGTGGTGCCCCATCAGTTCATCATCAAGATCTGTGACCAGCTCAAGGGCCACCTGAAGGCAAATGCCATTGGCATATCTCTTATTAAG GGGGTAGACGAGGGCCCCGACGGGCTGAAGCTCATCTCAGAAGTGATTGGAGAGCGCCTTGGCATCCCCATGAGTGTGCTGATGGGGGCCAACATCGCCAGCGAGGTGGCCGATGAGAAGTTCTGTGAGACGACCATTG GCTGCAAGGACCCTGCCCAGGGACAGCTTCTGAAAGAGCTGATGCAGACGCCCAATTTCCGCATCACTGTGGTACAAGAGGTGGACACTGTGGAGATCTGTGGAGCCTTAAAG AATATCGTGGCCGTGGGGGCTGGCTTCTGCGACGGACTGGGCTTTGGCGACAACACCAAGGCTGCGGTGATCCGCCTGGGGCTCATGGAGATGATCGCCTTCTCCAAGCTCTTCTGCAGCGGCCCCGTGTCCTCGGCCACCTTCCTGGAGAGCTGCGGAGTGGCCGACCTCATCACCACCTGCTACGGCGGGCGGAATCGCAAGGTGGCTGAGGCCTTCGCCCGGACAGGAAAG TCCATCGAGCAACTGGAGAAAGAAATGCTGAATGGGCAGAAGCTGCAGGGGCCCCAGACCGCCCAGGAGCTGCACAGCATCCTCCAGCACAAGGGCCTGGTGGACAA ATTCCCCCTGTTCACGGCTGTGTACAAGGTGTGCTATGAGGGCCAGCCAGTAGCTGAATTCATCCGCTGCCTGCAGAATCATCCAGAACACATATGA
- the SMARCD1 gene encoding SWI/SNF-related matrix-associated actin-dependent regulator of chromatin subfamily D member 1 isoform X2 — MAARAGFQSVAPSGGAGASGGAGAAAALGPGGTPGPPVRMGPAPGQGLYRSPMPGAAYPRPGMLPGSRMTPQGPSMGPPGYGGNPSVRPGLAQSGLDQSRKRPAPQQIQQVQQQAVQNRNHNAKKKKMADKILPQRIRELVPESQAYMDLLAFERKLDQTIMRKRLDIQEALKRPIKQKRKLRIFISNTFNPAKSDAEDGEGTVASWELRVEGRLLEDWHRTATTQETDGFQVKRPGDVNVRCTVLLMLDYQPPQFKLDPRLARLLGIHTQTRPVIIQALWQYIKTHKLQDPHEREFVICDKYLQQIFESQRMKFSEIPQRLHALLMPPEPIIINHVISVDPNDQKKTACYDIDVEVDDTLKTQMNSFLLSTASQQEIATLDNKIHETIETINQLKTQREFMLSFARDPQGFINDWLQSQCRDLKTMTDVVGNPEEERRAEFYFQPWAQEAVCRYFYSKVQQRRQELEQALGIRNT; from the exons ATGGCGGCCCGGGCAGGCTTCCAGTCAGTGGCGCCGAGCGGCGGCGCCGGAGCCTCAGGAGGGGCGGGCGCGGCGGCCGCCCTCGGCCCGGGCGGGACTCCGGGGCCCCCAGTGCGGATGGGCCCGGCGCCGGGTCAAGGGCTGTACCGCTCCCCAATGCCCGGCGCGGCCTATCCG AGACCAGGTATGCTGCCAGGCAGTCGAATGACACCTCAGGGACCTTCCATGGGCCCCCCAGGCTATGGGGGGAACCCTTCAGTCCGACCTGGCCTGGCCCAGTCAGGGCTGGACCAGTCCCGCAAGAGACCTGCGCCTCAGCAGATCCAGCAGGTCCAGCAGCAGGCAGTCCAGAATCGAAACCACAA tgcaaagaaaaagaagatggcTGACAAAATTCTACCTCAAAGG ATTCGGGAACTGGTACCAGAGTCTCAGGCCTATATGGATCTCCTGGCTTTTGAAAGGAAGCTGGACCAGACTATCATGAGGAAACGGCTAGATATCCAGGAGGCCTTGAAACGGCCCATCAAG CAAAAGCGGAAGCTGCGAATTTTCATTTCTAACACTTTCAATCCGGCTAAGTCAGATGCCGAGGATGGGGAAGGGACGGTGGCTTCCTGGGAGCTTCGGGTAGAAGGACGGCTCCTGGAAGAT TGGCACAGGACCGCCACCACCCAGGAGACTGATGGCTTCCAGGTGAAGCGGCCGGGAGACGTAAATGTGCGCTGTACTGTCCTGCTGATGCTGGATTATCAG CCTCCCCAGTTTAAATTAGACCCTCGCCTGGCTCGGCTCTTGGGCATCCACACGCAGACCCGTCCGGTGATTATCCAGGCCCTGTGGCAGTATATTAAGACACACAAGCTCCAGGACCCTCACGAGCGGGAGTTTGTCATCTGTGACAAGTACCTCCAGCAG ATCTTTGAGTCTCAGCGTATGAAGTTTTCAGAGATCCCCCAGCGGCTCCATGCTTTGCTGATGCCCCCGGAACCCATCATCATTAATCACGTCATCAG TGTTGACCCCAATGATCAGAAAAAGACAGCTTGCTACGACATTGACGTGGAAGTGGATGATACGTTGAAAACGCAAATGAATTCCTTCCTGCTGTCCACTGCCAGCCAGCAAGAGATCGCCACTCTAGACAACAAG ATCCATGAGACCATAGAAACCATCAACCAGCTGAAGACCCAGCGGGAGTTCATGCTAAGCTTTGCCCGAGACCCTCAGGGCTTCATTAACGACTGGCTCCAATCCCAGTGCCGGGACCTCAAG ACCATGACGGACGTGGTGGGTAACCCAGAGGAGGAGCGCCGAGCTGAGTTCTACTTCCAGCCTTGGGCTCAGGAGGCCGTGTGCCGCTACTTCTACTCCAAG GTGCAACAGAGGCGACAGGAACTAGAGCAAGCCCTGGGGATCCGCAACACCTAG
- the SMARCD1 gene encoding SWI/SNF-related matrix-associated actin-dependent regulator of chromatin subfamily D member 1 isoform X3: protein MAARAGFQSVAPSGGAGASGGAGAAAALGPGGTPGPPVRMGPAPGQGLYRSPMPGAAYPRPGMLPGSRMTPQGPSMGPPGYGGNPSVRPGLAQSGLDQSRKRPAPQQIQQVQQQAVQNRNHNAKKKKMADKILPQRIRELVPESQAYMDLLAFERKLDQTIMRKRLDIQEALKRPIKSALSKYDATKQKRKFSSFFKSLVIELDKDLYGPDNHLVEWHRTATTQETDGFQVKRPGDVNVRCTVLLMLDYQPPQFKLDPRLARLLGIHTQTRPVIIQALWQYIKTHKLQDPHEREFVICDKYLQQIFESQRMKFSEIPQRLHALLMPPEPIIINHVISVDPNDQKKTACYDIDVEVDDTLKTQMNSFLLSTASQQEIATLDNKIHETIETINQLKTQREFMLSFARDPQGFINDWLQSQCRDLKTMTDVVGNPEEERRAEFYFQPWAQEAVCRYFYSKVQQRRQELEQALGIRNT, encoded by the exons ATGGCGGCCCGGGCAGGCTTCCAGTCAGTGGCGCCGAGCGGCGGCGCCGGAGCCTCAGGAGGGGCGGGCGCGGCGGCCGCCCTCGGCCCGGGCGGGACTCCGGGGCCCCCAGTGCGGATGGGCCCGGCGCCGGGTCAAGGGCTGTACCGCTCCCCAATGCCCGGCGCGGCCTATCCG AGACCAGGTATGCTGCCAGGCAGTCGAATGACACCTCAGGGACCTTCCATGGGCCCCCCAGGCTATGGGGGGAACCCTTCAGTCCGACCTGGCCTGGCCCAGTCAGGGCTGGACCAGTCCCGCAAGAGACCTGCGCCTCAGCAGATCCAGCAGGTCCAGCAGCAGGCAGTCCAGAATCGAAACCACAA tgcaaagaaaaagaagatggcTGACAAAATTCTACCTCAAAGG ATTCGGGAACTGGTACCAGAGTCTCAGGCCTATATGGATCTCCTGGCTTTTGAAAGGAAGCTGGACCAGACTATCATGAGGAAACGGCTAGATATCCAGGAGGCCTTGAAACGGCCCATCAAG TCCGCCTTGTCCAAATATGATGCTACCAAACAAAAGAGGAAGTTCTCGTCCTTTTTTAAGTCCTTGGTGATTGAGCTGGACAAAGACCTATATGGGCCAGACAACCATCTGGTAGAA TGGCACAGGACCGCCACCACCCAGGAGACTGATGGCTTCCAGGTGAAGCGGCCGGGAGACGTAAATGTGCGCTGTACTGTCCTGCTGATGCTGGATTATCAG CCTCCCCAGTTTAAATTAGACCCTCGCCTGGCTCGGCTCTTGGGCATCCACACGCAGACCCGTCCGGTGATTATCCAGGCCCTGTGGCAGTATATTAAGACACACAAGCTCCAGGACCCTCACGAGCGGGAGTTTGTCATCTGTGACAAGTACCTCCAGCAG ATCTTTGAGTCTCAGCGTATGAAGTTTTCAGAGATCCCCCAGCGGCTCCATGCTTTGCTGATGCCCCCGGAACCCATCATCATTAATCACGTCATCAG TGTTGACCCCAATGATCAGAAAAAGACAGCTTGCTACGACATTGACGTGGAAGTGGATGATACGTTGAAAACGCAAATGAATTCCTTCCTGCTGTCCACTGCCAGCCAGCAAGAGATCGCCACTCTAGACAACAAG ATCCATGAGACCATAGAAACCATCAACCAGCTGAAGACCCAGCGGGAGTTCATGCTAAGCTTTGCCCGAGACCCTCAGGGCTTCATTAACGACTGGCTCCAATCCCAGTGCCGGGACCTCAAG ACCATGACGGACGTGGTGGGTAACCCAGAGGAGGAGCGCCGAGCTGAGTTCTACTTCCAGCCTTGGGCTCAGGAGGCCGTGTGCCGCTACTTCTACTCCAAG GTGCAACAGAGGCGACAGGAACTAGAGCAAGCCCTGGGGATCCGCAACACCTAG
- the SMARCD1 gene encoding SWI/SNF-related matrix-associated actin-dependent regulator of chromatin subfamily D member 1 isoform X1, with protein sequence MAARAGFQSVAPSGGAGASGGAGAAAALGPGGTPGPPVRMGPAPGQGLYRSPMPGAAYPRPGMLPGSRMTPQGPSMGPPGYGGNPSVRPGLAQSGLDQSRKRPAPQQIQQVQQQAVQNRNHNAKKKKMADKILPQRIRELVPESQAYMDLLAFERKLDQTIMRKRLDIQEALKRPIKQKRKLRIFISNTFNPAKSDAEDGEGTVASWELRVEGRLLEDSALSKYDATKQKRKFSSFFKSLVIELDKDLYGPDNHLVEWHRTATTQETDGFQVKRPGDVNVRCTVLLMLDYQPPQFKLDPRLARLLGIHTQTRPVIIQALWQYIKTHKLQDPHEREFVICDKYLQQIFESQRMKFSEIPQRLHALLMPPEPIIINHVISVDPNDQKKTACYDIDVEVDDTLKTQMNSFLLSTASQQEIATLDNKIHETIETINQLKTQREFMLSFARDPQGFINDWLQSQCRDLKTMTDVVGNPEEERRAEFYFQPWAQEAVCRYFYSKVQQRRQELEQALGIRNT encoded by the exons ATGGCGGCCCGGGCAGGCTTCCAGTCAGTGGCGCCGAGCGGCGGCGCCGGAGCCTCAGGAGGGGCGGGCGCGGCGGCCGCCCTCGGCCCGGGCGGGACTCCGGGGCCCCCAGTGCGGATGGGCCCGGCGCCGGGTCAAGGGCTGTACCGCTCCCCAATGCCCGGCGCGGCCTATCCG AGACCAGGTATGCTGCCAGGCAGTCGAATGACACCTCAGGGACCTTCCATGGGCCCCCCAGGCTATGGGGGGAACCCTTCAGTCCGACCTGGCCTGGCCCAGTCAGGGCTGGACCAGTCCCGCAAGAGACCTGCGCCTCAGCAGATCCAGCAGGTCCAGCAGCAGGCAGTCCAGAATCGAAACCACAA tgcaaagaaaaagaagatggcTGACAAAATTCTACCTCAAAGG ATTCGGGAACTGGTACCAGAGTCTCAGGCCTATATGGATCTCCTGGCTTTTGAAAGGAAGCTGGACCAGACTATCATGAGGAAACGGCTAGATATCCAGGAGGCCTTGAAACGGCCCATCAAG CAAAAGCGGAAGCTGCGAATTTTCATTTCTAACACTTTCAATCCGGCTAAGTCAGATGCCGAGGATGGGGAAGGGACGGTGGCTTCCTGGGAGCTTCGGGTAGAAGGACGGCTCCTGGAAGAT TCCGCCTTGTCCAAATATGATGCTACCAAACAAAAGAGGAAGTTCTCGTCCTTTTTTAAGTCCTTGGTGATTGAGCTGGACAAAGACCTATATGGGCCAGACAACCATCTGGTAGAA TGGCACAGGACCGCCACCACCCAGGAGACTGATGGCTTCCAGGTGAAGCGGCCGGGAGACGTAAATGTGCGCTGTACTGTCCTGCTGATGCTGGATTATCAG CCTCCCCAGTTTAAATTAGACCCTCGCCTGGCTCGGCTCTTGGGCATCCACACGCAGACCCGTCCGGTGATTATCCAGGCCCTGTGGCAGTATATTAAGACACACAAGCTCCAGGACCCTCACGAGCGGGAGTTTGTCATCTGTGACAAGTACCTCCAGCAG ATCTTTGAGTCTCAGCGTATGAAGTTTTCAGAGATCCCCCAGCGGCTCCATGCTTTGCTGATGCCCCCGGAACCCATCATCATTAATCACGTCATCAG TGTTGACCCCAATGATCAGAAAAAGACAGCTTGCTACGACATTGACGTGGAAGTGGATGATACGTTGAAAACGCAAATGAATTCCTTCCTGCTGTCCACTGCCAGCCAGCAAGAGATCGCCACTCTAGACAACAAG ATCCATGAGACCATAGAAACCATCAACCAGCTGAAGACCCAGCGGGAGTTCATGCTAAGCTTTGCCCGAGACCCTCAGGGCTTCATTAACGACTGGCTCCAATCCCAGTGCCGGGACCTCAAG ACCATGACGGACGTGGTGGGTAACCCAGAGGAGGAGCGCCGAGCTGAGTTCTACTTCCAGCCTTGGGCTCAGGAGGCCGTGTGCCGCTACTTCTACTCCAAG GTGCAACAGAGGCGACAGGAACTAGAGCAAGCCCTGGGGATCCGCAACACCTAG
- the SMARCD1 gene encoding SWI/SNF-related matrix-associated actin-dependent regulator of chromatin subfamily D member 1 isoform X4, which translates to MLPGSRMTPQGPSMGPPGYGGNPSVRPGLAQSGLDQSRKRPAPQQIQQVQQQAVQNRNHNAKKKKMADKILPQRIRELVPESQAYMDLLAFERKLDQTIMRKRLDIQEALKRPIKQKRKLRIFISNTFNPAKSDAEDGEGTVASWELRVEGRLLEDSALSKYDATKQKRKFSSFFKSLVIELDKDLYGPDNHLVEWHRTATTQETDGFQVKRPGDVNVRCTVLLMLDYQPPQFKLDPRLARLLGIHTQTRPVIIQALWQYIKTHKLQDPHEREFVICDKYLQQIFESQRMKFSEIPQRLHALLMPPEPIIINHVISVDPNDQKKTACYDIDVEVDDTLKTQMNSFLLSTASQQEIATLDNKIHETIETINQLKTQREFMLSFARDPQGFINDWLQSQCRDLKTMTDVVGNPEEERRAEFYFQPWAQEAVCRYFYSKVQQRRQELEQALGIRNT; encoded by the exons ATGCTGCCAGGCAGTCGAATGACACCTCAGGGACCTTCCATGGGCCCCCCAGGCTATGGGGGGAACCCTTCAGTCCGACCTGGCCTGGCCCAGTCAGGGCTGGACCAGTCCCGCAAGAGACCTGCGCCTCAGCAGATCCAGCAGGTCCAGCAGCAGGCAGTCCAGAATCGAAACCACAA tgcaaagaaaaagaagatggcTGACAAAATTCTACCTCAAAGG ATTCGGGAACTGGTACCAGAGTCTCAGGCCTATATGGATCTCCTGGCTTTTGAAAGGAAGCTGGACCAGACTATCATGAGGAAACGGCTAGATATCCAGGAGGCCTTGAAACGGCCCATCAAG CAAAAGCGGAAGCTGCGAATTTTCATTTCTAACACTTTCAATCCGGCTAAGTCAGATGCCGAGGATGGGGAAGGGACGGTGGCTTCCTGGGAGCTTCGGGTAGAAGGACGGCTCCTGGAAGAT TCCGCCTTGTCCAAATATGATGCTACCAAACAAAAGAGGAAGTTCTCGTCCTTTTTTAAGTCCTTGGTGATTGAGCTGGACAAAGACCTATATGGGCCAGACAACCATCTGGTAGAA TGGCACAGGACCGCCACCACCCAGGAGACTGATGGCTTCCAGGTGAAGCGGCCGGGAGACGTAAATGTGCGCTGTACTGTCCTGCTGATGCTGGATTATCAG CCTCCCCAGTTTAAATTAGACCCTCGCCTGGCTCGGCTCTTGGGCATCCACACGCAGACCCGTCCGGTGATTATCCAGGCCCTGTGGCAGTATATTAAGACACACAAGCTCCAGGACCCTCACGAGCGGGAGTTTGTCATCTGTGACAAGTACCTCCAGCAG ATCTTTGAGTCTCAGCGTATGAAGTTTTCAGAGATCCCCCAGCGGCTCCATGCTTTGCTGATGCCCCCGGAACCCATCATCATTAATCACGTCATCAG TGTTGACCCCAATGATCAGAAAAAGACAGCTTGCTACGACATTGACGTGGAAGTGGATGATACGTTGAAAACGCAAATGAATTCCTTCCTGCTGTCCACTGCCAGCCAGCAAGAGATCGCCACTCTAGACAACAAG ATCCATGAGACCATAGAAACCATCAACCAGCTGAAGACCCAGCGGGAGTTCATGCTAAGCTTTGCCCGAGACCCTCAGGGCTTCATTAACGACTGGCTCCAATCCCAGTGCCGGGACCTCAAG ACCATGACGGACGTGGTGGGTAACCCAGAGGAGGAGCGCCGAGCTGAGTTCTACTTCCAGCCTTGGGCTCAGGAGGCCGTGTGCCGCTACTTCTACTCCAAG GTGCAACAGAGGCGACAGGAACTAGAGCAAGCCCTGGGGATCCGCAACACCTAG
- the ASIC1 gene encoding acid-sensing ion channel 1 isoform X1 yields the protein MPIQIFCSLSFSSGEEAPGPLGDVWGPRQQQHQDNWGSEEEEDEEKDKEVAKEAASEGALPVDLVAFANSCTLHGASHVFVEGGPGLRQALWAVAFVLALGAFLIQVGDRVAYYLSYPHVTLLDEVATTELAFPAVTLCNTNTVRLSQLSYPDLLYLAPMLGLDESDDPGVPLAPPGPEAFSGEPFNLHRFYNRSCHRLEDMLLYCSYCGGPCGPHNFSVVFTRYGKCYTFNSGRDGRPRLKTMKGGTGNGLEIMLDIQQDEYLPVWGETDETSFEAGIKVQIHSQDEPPFIDQLGFGVAPGFQTFVACQEQRLIYLPPPWGTCKAVTMDLDFFDSYSITACRIDCETRYLVENCNCRMVHMPGDAPYCTPEQYKECADPALDFLVEKDQEYCVCEMPCNLTRYGKELSMVKIPSKASAKYLAKKFNKSEQYIGENILVLDIFFEVLNYETIEQKKAYEIAGLLGDIGGQMGLFIGASILTVLELFDYAYEVIKHKLCRRGKCQKEAKRSSADKGVALSLDDVKRHNPCESLRGHPAGMTYAANILPHHPARGTFEDFTC from the exons ATGCCCATCCAGATCTTCTGTTCTCTATCCTTCTCCTCTGGAGAGGAGGCCCCAGGGCCCTTGGGAGATGTTTGGGGTCCCCGCCAGCAGCAGCATCAGGATAACTGGGGGTCTGAAGAGGAGGAAGACGAGGAGAAGGACAAAGAGGTGGCAAAGGAAGCAGCCAGCGAGGGGGCGCTGCCTGTGGACTTGGTGGCTTTCGCCAACAGCTGCACCCTCCACGGTGCCAGCCATGTCTTTGTGGAGGGGGGTCCAGGGCTGAGGCAGGCCCTGTGGGCGGTGGCCTTTGTCCTGGCACTGGGTGCCTTCCTCATCCAGGTAGGCGACCGCGTTGCTTATTACCTCAGCTACCCGCACGTGACGCTGCTGGATGAGGTGGCCACCACGGAGCTAGCCTTCCCAGCGGTCACCCTGTGCAACACCAACACCGTGCGGCTGTCTCAGCTCAGCTACCCTGACCTGCTCTACCTGGCCCCCATGCTGGGGCTGGACGAAAGTGATGACCCTGGGGTGCCCCTTGCCCCCCCAGGGCCCGAGGCCTTCTCGGGGGAGCCCTTTAACCTGCACCGATTCTACAACCGCTCCTGCCACCGGCTGGAGGACATGCTGCTCTATTGTTCCTACTGCGGGGGGCCCTGTGGCCCTCACAACTTCTCGGTG GTCTTCACAAGGTATGGAAAATGCTACACATTCAACTCAGGCCGAGATGGGCGGCCACGACTGAAGACCATGAAGGGTGGGACGGGCAACGGGCTGGAGATCATGCTCGACATTCAGCAGGACGAGTACCTGCCCGTGTGGGGAGAGACTG ATGAGACCTCTTTCGAGGCAGGCATCAAAGTGCAGATCCACAGTCAGGATGAGCCTCCTTTTATCGATCAGCTGGGCTTTGGCGTGGCTCCAGGCTTCCAGACCTTCGTGGCCTGCCAGGAGCAGCGG CTCATCTACCTGCCCCCGCCCTGGGGCACCTGCAAAGCTGTTACCATGGACTTGGATTTCTTCGACTCCTACAGCATCACCGCCTGCCGCATTGACTGTGAGACGCGCTACCTGGTGGAGAATTGCAACTGCCGCATGGTACACATGCCAG GGGACGCCCCATACTGCACACCAGAGCAGTACAAGGAGTGTGCAGACCCCGCGCTGG ACTTCCTGGTGGAGAAGGACCAGGAGTACTGCGTGTGTGAAATGCCGTGCAACCTGACCCGCTATGGCAAGGAGCTGTCCATGGTCAAGATCCCCAGCAAGGCCTCAGCCAAGTACCTGGCCAAGAAGTTCAACAAGTCTGAGCAGTACATCGG GGAGAACATTCTGGTGCTGGACATTTTCTTTGAAGTCCTCAACTATGAGACCATCGAACAGAAGAAGGCCTATGAGATTGCAGGGCTCCTGG GTGACATCGGGGGCCAGATGGGGCTGTTCATCGGCGCCAGCATCCTGACAGTACTGGAACTCTTTGACTACGCCTACGAG GTCATCAAGCACAAGCTGTGCCGGCGAGGGAAGTGCCAGAAGGAAGCGAAAAGGAGCAGCGCGGACAAGGGCGTGGCCCTCAGCCTAGATGACGTCAAGAGACAC AACCCGTGCGAGAGCCTCCGGGGCCATCCCGCCGGGATGACGTACGCGGCCAACATCCTACCTCACCATCCGGCCCGAGGCACGTTCGAAGACTTTACCTGCTGA
- the ASIC1 gene encoding acid-sensing ion channel 1 isoform X3: MKGGTGNGLEIMLDIQQDEYLPVWGETDETSFEAGIKVQIHSQDEPPFIDQLGFGVAPGFQTFVACQEQRQLIYLPPPWGTCKAVTMDLDFFDSYSITACRIDCETRYLVENCNCRMVHMPGDAPYCTPEQYKECADPALDFLVEKDQEYCVCEMPCNLTRYGKELSMVKIPSKASAKYLAKKFNKSEQYIGENILVLDIFFEVLNYETIEQKKAYEIAGLLGDIGGQMGLFIGASILTVLELFDYAYEVIKHKLCRRGKCQKEAKRSSADKGVALSLDDVKRHNPCESLRGHPAGMTYAANILPHHPARGTFEDFTC; this comes from the exons ATGAAGGGTGGGACGGGCAACGGGCTGGAGATCATGCTCGACATTCAGCAGGACGAGTACCTGCCCGTGTGGGGAGAGACTG ATGAGACCTCTTTCGAGGCAGGCATCAAAGTGCAGATCCACAGTCAGGATGAGCCTCCTTTTATCGATCAGCTGGGCTTTGGCGTGGCTCCAGGCTTCCAGACCTTCGTGGCCTGCCAGGAGCAGCGG CAGCTCATCTACCTGCCCCCGCCCTGGGGCACCTGCAAAGCTGTTACCATGGACTTGGATTTCTTCGACTCCTACAGCATCACCGCCTGCCGCATTGACTGTGAGACGCGCTACCTGGTGGAGAATTGCAACTGCCGCATGGTACACATGCCAG GGGACGCCCCATACTGCACACCAGAGCAGTACAAGGAGTGTGCAGACCCCGCGCTGG ACTTCCTGGTGGAGAAGGACCAGGAGTACTGCGTGTGTGAAATGCCGTGCAACCTGACCCGCTATGGCAAGGAGCTGTCCATGGTCAAGATCCCCAGCAAGGCCTCAGCCAAGTACCTGGCCAAGAAGTTCAACAAGTCTGAGCAGTACATCGG GGAGAACATTCTGGTGCTGGACATTTTCTTTGAAGTCCTCAACTATGAGACCATCGAACAGAAGAAGGCCTATGAGATTGCAGGGCTCCTGG GTGACATCGGGGGCCAGATGGGGCTGTTCATCGGCGCCAGCATCCTGACAGTACTGGAACTCTTTGACTACGCCTACGAG GTCATCAAGCACAAGCTGTGCCGGCGAGGGAAGTGCCAGAAGGAAGCGAAAAGGAGCAGCGCGGACAAGGGCGTGGCCCTCAGCCTAGATGACGTCAAGAGACAC AACCCGTGCGAGAGCCTCCGGGGCCATCCCGCCGGGATGACGTACGCGGCCAACATCCTACCTCACCATCCGGCCCGAGGCACGTTCGAAGACTTTACCTGCTGA